AACCGCCTTCTGGTGTGGCTTTGCACACATACGGCCTCCTGAGGGAGTTCCAGGAGCACGCTAACTGGGTTCACAGGAGGTTGAAGGAGCTGGGAGTTAAGAAGATCATAACGCTCGATCCCATAGTTGCTACGGCTTTCAGGCTCTACTACCCCGAGTTCGTCCCTGGATGGGATGTAGAATGCTACCATTTCGTCGAGGTAGTAGCTGAGAGAATGGCTGAGCTCGGCCTCAAGTTCGATCTCGGCAGGAGGATAAAGGTAACATATCACGACCCCTGCTACTTAGCTAGGACTCTGGGTGTCGTGGATGAGGTCAGGTTCATCCTGTCCAGGATAGAGGGAGTTGAGCTCGTTGAACCTGAGAGGAGAGGGATATTCACGGGATGCAGTGGAGATGGGGGATTGGAGCTCACTCAACCCCCTGTGGCCAGGAAGGTGGCCCTGGATAGAGTTATGGAGCTCAAGAAGACTGGAGCTAACTTAGTCCTGACTTCATGCCCTGCTTGCATCCTGATGCTGAGGACAGGGTTCGATTTCATCGGTCAAAGAGTTGGAGTGGAGGATCTCGCCTCCTTGATAGCTGAGGCCATGGCTAGGGGGTCCGAGAGGGTTGAGGGAGAAGTGAAGAATTTTAAGAGGTACAGGGTCTTCCCCAAGAGCCCTCATTTCGATAGTCTGAGCTTGGAGGATTTATCGAGGGTCCTCAAGATGGAGACAGATAGGTGCAAGAAGTGCGGCTTCTGCAACGTGGAGTGCCCAACTTCTAAAGCGATGAATAGACTTGAGAGCAGATCTTCCAGGGGGAGGGTCACCTTAATAAACTCTTTAGTGAGCGGAGATCCTGTAAGGCCTAAGGAAGTCTTGGATAGGCTTTACACATGCGTCCTCTGCGGTAGATGCTCCCAGGAGTGCCCAGCGGGCCTCCACGTGCAGGAGCTCATAGTTTACGGGAGAGCTTACGCTATATACTCGGGGACGATCCCTTAGGGGTGAGATTATGAGCTACGCAAGAGTGCTCACGGAGTTGGGCAAGAGGATAGGGAAGGAGAAGATATTTACTGAACCCGAGGAACTATATTCGTACGGTGTAGATGCATATACGGAGTTCAAACAGCCTCCAGCTGCTGTAGTTAGAGCTAGTAGTGAGGAAGATGTCAGGGCCGTCTTGGAGCTGGCGAACAGGGAGAGGGTGCCCGTAGTCCCCAGGGGGAGCGGTACATCTCTCAGCGGCGGCTCCGTTCCAGCGGTCCCAGGAGCTATTGTGCTGGATCTCACACCGATGAATAAGATAGAGGTGAATATAGATGACGGTTATGTGATGGCCGAAGCAGGAGCTACTGTGCTGGAGGTGGATAAGGCCTGCAGGAGCTACGGTTTCTTCTTCCCGCCAGATCCAGCCAGCTCGAGGATAGCGACTATAGGGGGCTCATTAGCTGAGAACGCGGGCGGTCTGAGAGGAGCTAAGTTCGGCGTCATGAAGAACTGGGTCCTAGCGATGGAGGTGATACTCCCAGGGGGCAAGAAAGTCAGGATAGGCGAGCCCGTTTACAAGTGGAGGTGGGGCCCCGATCTAATGTCCCTCTTCATAGGCTCGGAGGGGACGCTGGGGGTCATAACAAGAGCTTGGCTCAAGATCTATCCACTCCCGGAGAAGGTAGTCAGGGTTTTGGGCGTCTTCGATAGGATAGAGGACGCTGGTAAGGCTATCTCCCAGATAAGGAGGAGGGGTTACGTCCCAATGATATTGGAGCTCTTAGACAGGGAGACCATCGAGATAGTAAACGAATCGCTGGGCTATAACATAGAGGTAGCTGAGGGCATGGTGATGGCTGACGTGGATGGGCCTAGGGAGAGCGTTTGGAGGATAGCTAGAGAAGTTGAGAGCGTTATGAAGGATTGCGGTGGGAGGACGAGAGCTAGTGATGATCCTGAGGAGATGGAGCAGCTGTACTTAGCTAGGCAGGGAGCTTACGCTGCTGTCACCAGAGCTTACCCAGGGGTGCTGCTCGAGGACATAACGGTGCCGCTATCCAAACTCATGGAAGCCTTAAGGGAGCTCGATAGGATGAGGAAGGAATACGGGTTGAAGATGCCTGTATTCGGTCACGCTGGTGATGGGAACCTCCATCCGAATATATGCTTCGATCCTAGGGATGAGGAACAATTGAGGAAAGCCAGGGAGCTCTTCGTGAAGACTGGACAGCTCGCCATAAAGCTGGGAGGAGCCATAAGCGGGGAGCACGGGATAGGGCTTGCCAAGAAGGAACTATTCTTGGAGGAGATAAAGGCAGTGAGGGGAGAGGGTTACGTCGAGATGGTGAAGATGATAAAGCAATTATTGGATCCGAACGGCATAATGAACCCTGGAAAGATATTCTTCTGATCATTCCTTCAATATTTTTTCTATCGGAACTATCTCCTCCTTAGGGGCTTGCTCGAATATCTCAAGATATTTCCTGAGGGCCTTGGGTATCCTCACGCTCCCATCCTCCCTCTGGTGATTCTCCACTATAGCGCTTATAGTCCTAGTAGTAGCTAATGCCGTGCTGTTCAGCGTGTGGACGAACTCCCTCCTGCCCTTCCTATCCAACTTTATCCTGAGCCTGTAGCTCTGCCAATCTACACAATTGCTGCAGCTCACCAACTCCCTGTACTTACCCTGAGCTGGGAACCATCCCTCCAAATCGTATTTCTTCGCAGCACTGGCTCCCAAATCACCCGATGCTATATTCACTATCCTGTAGGGTATCTCCAGCTCCCTGTAAATCTCCTCAGCGTTCTCTATCAACCTCTCATGCCAGTACTTGCTTTCTTCAGGCTTCGAGAAGACTATCTGCTCTACTTTAGTGAATTGGTGGACCCTGAATATCCCCTTAGTGTCCTTGCCGTGAGTACCGGCCTCCTTTCTGAAGCAGGGGCTCAAGCCCACGTAGAGTCTCGGGAGCTCATCCTCTGTGAAAGTATCGCCAGCGTGCATAGCTACTAATGGATGCTCCGATGTGGCTATGAGGTAGAGGTCCTCCCCCTCTACCTTGTATATGCTGTCCTCGAACGTGTTCAGGTCAACTACGCCTAGGTAATAATCCCTCCTCATCATATATGGAGGTATGACCGGTATGAACCCCTTCCTGCTTATTTTATCCAGAGCGAAAAGGATTAATGCTTGTTCGAGCCATACTATATCCTTGAATAAGTAGAAGAACCTGCTACCTGCTAATTGTCCCGCTTTAACTGTATCAACCTGCTTCAACATGACTTCGAGTTCATCAGCGTGACCTAGCGGCTCCCAATCTATCAGCTCATATTCTACGTTGAAACCCCTCGTTTGCTCCATGAAGGAATCCAGCTTGCTCCTAGGTACTTTGGGCTTACCCCAGAACCTTATAGGCTTGTTATAATCCTCATTGGGCCCAATTGGAACGCTATCATCTATTAAAGCCGGCATTGACATTAAAATTGAATCCCTCTCTTGGGATAGCTTCTCAAGCACATCCTCGAGCCTCTCTATCTCCTCACCTATCTCCTTAGCCTTCCTTATCAGCTCCTCCCTTTCCCCAGGATCTGCCCTGGGTATGGATCTGTTTATCTCATTTCTCCTCTCCCTGAGGGAATTCAGCTCAGTCACAGCTTCCCTCCACTTCCTATCTAACTCTATCGCCCTCTCTAACATATCCAAGGGGAGGAACCTCCTCCTCAGGTTCTCCCTCAAGATCTCGGGATCCTTCCTCAATGCCTCGAGGACGGACCAGCTCAATTTCGCACCCAGCCAATGGTAATGACTGCTTTAAATTATTTCCTCGGGCCCTGGATCGCGAGTAAAGATGCACCTAAGGAGGAGAGTTTAGAGATCTGGGGATCCTCAGAGAGCCCAATTATTATTAGATCGCCATCCGAGGCCCCCAAGCTTTCAAGTAGTTTGCTATCATTGGGAGCGTATATCGATAGATCTTCCCCGGTCTCCGGGAATATCACCCTCTTCCCCCTCACCGCGAATATCAGAGCCCCCTTCCCCCCGAACCTGACGGCCTCATCCCTGAGATCTAGGATATCGAGGTAATTGACGCATCTCACCAAAGTCAAGTAGACATCCCCTCTGAATAGTTCCATCAAGCTGACCTTCATAGGTCCCAGAAGGCATCTCCTCAGCTCTTCAATCTTCTCCCTGCCGAGAGGTGTGAGGAAGCATCCTTCCTTCCCGCAATCTATCCATTTAAGATCCCTCAGCTTATTTATGAGGCTCCTCGCACTCCCCTCGCCTAGAGAGATAATAGATGATATCCTCTTCCTCCCGCAGGGGCCCTCCTCCAGAGCTAGCATTAGGAGGATCGCATGCAGTAGGTTATAATTCGGTAGAGGGCCTGGGAGCCTCTCAAATGCCGATCTCAGTTCGCTCAGCACCATCAAGCCATCATGAGGTGAACGTAAACTTTATAAGCATTATGGATGGATAATCCATCCATGATGCGTATGAGCGAGAGGGTTCTCAAGGCATTGGTCGTGCTGTTCTTCATCTGGGGAGTCGTGGCCACATCCCTCTACGCGAATGAGGTGATGAGAGGGCAGGAGGGAGAGATAAGGGTGAACATAGGGATAAGATATGATAATAGGACTGAATGGCACAACTCAACTGTCCTGAGGAAGGGAGCTACTCTCTTAGAAGCGACTAAGAGCGTCGCATCCGTCAACTACACTGAGTACCCGGGGATGGGGTGCTTCGTCAATTCGATAAACGGCGTGAGGAATGAGGGGTCCAAGTACTGGATATGGTGGTACTGGGACAGATCTATGGGCTGGGTGCTCGGGCCTGTAGCCGCTGATAAGTACCTCCTCTCGGACGGCGAGACCTTATTATGGTTCTATGAGGATACGAGTAGCTATCCACCGCCTAAGCCTTAAGTGGCAGCTAGATAGGTGAGGATGCCGAGCAGACCTGTGGTAGCCCCCAACAGTAAGTGGATGAGCCTAATATATCTCATATATTTTGAGATGGGCCTCCTGTTGATCAGAAGTATTATTCCCGTCATTAGCGTAGCTGCTCCATACCAGAGAGAGATGTAGCCCAGGGAATGATGATCTAGGATAAACATCACTTCCTCCCCACCGGGAATATGTATATCGGAGCCTCCTCGCAACCTATTATCGACCTCAGTTGATCATCGTAGAAGGCTCCCACAGCTACAGTACCTAAGTCCAAGACCGTGGCCTGTAAGTATATGTTCTGGCCCACATGACCGGCCTCCATGTAAACATATCTCTCCCCTCTAGCACCGTAGCGGGAGGTAGTCCTGCTGAAATCGGCCGCTATTATTATGCAGATAGGAGCTTCCTTGACCCACTCCTGGTTCAGGGATGCTCTGTAAATTTCTAGGGAGTGATCACCCTCCTTAATAAGAGTTAAGGAGTGATCGAAAGGATCGTAGTGATAGATACCAGCTGGCAGCCCGATTACACCTCTCTCCTTCACCGAGACGTAGATCTCGAGGGGGTAGGTGGCTCCAGCGCTCGGGGCAGCCCTGAATCCCTTTGGAGATGTTATCCCCTGCGCGGCCCATAGCAATTGGCCTAGCTCCTCCAATCTCAGGGGCTCATCTTTATACTCCCTTACCGATCTCCTCTTGCTTATCGCTTCCTCAACTGAGATAGAGCCCTTGAGCACTGGATCTGGTAGCTTTATCGTCCCCACTTTCTTCTCCTCAGAAACAGGAATCTCTAAGCTTATGGCTCCCGTTAGAAGGAGAATTATTGCTGTAACTGAGAGGAAGGCTGCGGATATTAAGATACTCTCGCGCAGCTCCGGGTATCTCACACCCTTCCCCCTCAGGAAAACTTTATAAGTGCTGCAGTTCCTTAGCTCGGGTGCTCGCTATGGGTGACCGTCTTTGCTGATCTCGTAGTCTTCAATACTCTCACGAGGAGATTCGAGCCCTTCGAACCCCTGGTTGGAAGGAGAGTTTTCATGTTCGTCTGCGGACCGACTGTATACGATTACTCGCATCTAGGACATGCGAGAACTTATGTCTTCTACGATACGCTAGCTAGATTCCTGAGGAAACTGGGTTACTCCCTCTTCTACCTCCAGAATATAACGGATGTGGACGATAAGATAGTCAATAGAGCTGCTGAGGAGGGCAGAGACCCTGTAGAGTTAGCTAGGGAGTTCGAGAGCTACTACTATGAGGATATGAGGGCATTGAACATAACGAGCGTAAACTTATACGCTAGAGCCTCAGATTACCTCAAGGAGATATTCGAGCAGGTGGAGACCCTGATAAAATTGGGTAAAGCTTACGTGACTGAGAGCGGAGTTTACTTCGATATAACGACTTTTCCGGACTATGGAAAGCTCTCCGGTCAGAGGCCCGAGGAACTGAGGGTCCACAGGATAGAGCCGGATCCAACTAAGAGGAATCCAGGGGACTTCGCCCTCTGGAGGAACAGACCTAGGGAGGAGTTCGGCTGGGAATCGCCTTGGGGTTACGGGAGGCCCGGCTGGCATATAGAGGACACAGCCATATCCATAAAGCACTTCGGGAAGCAGTACGATATACATGGTGGAGCGATAGAGCTCGCTTTCCCGCATCACGAGGCAGAGATAGCGCAAGCGGAGAGCTTCACCGGAGAGAAACCTTTCGTTAAGTATTGGATTCACACGGGCCTTTTGACAGTCGAGGGGGAGAAGATGTCCAAATCTTTAGGTAATTTCGTGACTATAAGGGAAGCTCTCCGAGAATATGATGCGAATACACTCAGGATATTCCTCCTCTCGAGGCACTACAGATCGCCGATAGACTTCAGGTGGGAGTACCTGGAGCAAGCGAGGAGCAGTTATGAGAGGATAATCAACTGCCTCGAGAACTTGAAGGAACTGGAGATAGGGGAGGAAGGGGATGAGGAAAGGGAATTCTTGAGTAGAGTTAGGGAGAGGAGGGATTCCTTCTATAGGAGGATGTTAGACGACGTGAATACTGCTGAGGCCCTAGGAGAGCTCTATGAGTTAGTTAGGGATGTTAATTCCTTCTCGGAGAGGATGGGTAAGATAAGCGAGGCCGGAAGGAACGAAGTCATCTCTACCTTCTCAGAGCTCCTGGATCTACTAGGTCTCAGAATTGAGGAGGGTCCAGATACCTCAATGCTTCATGCTCTGATCTCCCTCATACTCGATGTCAGGGAGAACCTGAGGAGGAGGAGGGAATACGATCTTGCTGATGAGATAAGGGGAAGGATGAGGGAGCTGGGAATCGACGTTCAGGACACTCCTAAAGGAACGAAATGGAGGATTATAGGGTAAATTATTCAAAAATATAGAATGTGATAATGAATGAATTAATATTATTTATATATTGGTAGATATTCTCAAATTTTTATGGAAAATATTTTTACCATTTTGAGCATACATCCTCAGCTGAATGGTAAACTTTTTAATTACTCGGGGGCTCGCGGCCGAGGGGGACCGAAAGTGCTCTGGGAACTGGTGATATTGGCATCAGCGACCTCGGGCATCCTGATAGCTCTGCTGCTGAGGTACTTGATAGCTAGAATGAACCCAGGAAACGAAAAAATGATTAAAATAAGTCAGGCTATAAGGAGAGGATCAAAAGCCTATCTTCATAGACAGTATAAAGTTATACTCCTAGTTATGGTCGTCATAGCTGCCTTCGTCTACATATTAGATGTCATCCAGCACGGGGGCATACCTTACGTTTCAGCCTCATTCATGCTCGGCACTGTGGCTTCTTTACTCGCTGGTTACGTATCGATGGATGCAGCTACGATAACCAACGTGAGAGTAGCTCAGGCAGCGAGGGAAAGCAAGGAGAAACCCCTAGTTGTGGCTTACTTAGGCGGCCTCGTCTTAGGGCTCATGGTAGTTTCAATGAGTTTAGCTGGAGTAGCCGGTATGTTCTTCCTCTACTGGTGGCTCAACGGGTGGAGCGGGGTCGAGAAAATCCCTACCTTAGTCATGGGATTCGGATTCGGCGCCAGTTTAGCAGCCCTCTTCGCACAATTGGGTGGCGGTATCTACACTAAAGCAGCAGATGTTGGAGCTGACTTGGTTGGGAAGGTCGAAGCTGGAATACCTGAGGACGATCCTAGGAATCCGGCTGTCATAGCAGATAATGTTGGCGATAACGTCGGGGATTGCGCGGGTAGAGGGGCCGATTTATTCGAGTCCATATCCGCTGAGAACATAGGGTCTATGATAATAGGGGCAGCTCTCTACCTACTGACTAAGAACCTTTACTTCATCTTCTTCCCGCTGGTCGCTAGAGCTACAGGTATAATAGGGACTCTAGTCGGCTCCCTATTCGTCAAGCCCAGAGAGGGGGAGATGCCCGTCTCCGCTATGAGAAGGGCTTTAATAGCAGCCGTGATAACTACAGCAGCTCTCTTTTACTTCGTAACGTCCTGGTTCGGCCCAGGCCACGAATACCTCTATCTAGCATCTCTCCTCGGAATGGCGGCTGCTCTCATAATAGAGCTAGCTATAGAGTATTATACGGAGATACATGGGCCCGTCCTCGACATAGTCAGGTCCACTGAAACTGGTCCCGCGACCACTATACTATCTGGCCTCTCAGTCGGTATGGAGGCCCCGGCTATCCCAGTCATATCGGTCTTAGCAGCTCTAGGAGCTTCCTACTACTTGGGAGGGATATATGGGCAGATTAATGGCATTCCTCCGCACTTCTCAGGCATTTATGGGACAGTAGCAGCCACTATAGGGATGCTCTCACTCACTGGAATAATATTGGCCATGGATGGCTACGGCCCGATAGCTGATAATGCGAGCGGCATAATAGAGATGTCGGGGATAGAGGAGGAAGTAGGCAGTGAGGTCAAGGACGTCCTTGATGCCGCTGGAAACACGACTAAGTCCCTAGCTAAGGGATTCGCTATGGGAAGCGCTGCGATGGCATCACTCCTCCTCTTCCAAGCATATGTGGACGTAGTCAGGGTGGAGAACTTCAACTTAATGCAACCCGTCACTCTGATAGGGCTCATCTCAGGAGCTATACTCCCGTTCTTCTTCTCCAGCAGGGCCATAAGGGCCGTGGGGAGGACAGCTTGGGAGATGATAAAGGAAGTCAGAAGACAATTTAGGGAGATTCCTGGGATTCTAGAGGGAAAGAATGAGCCAGATTATGCCAAATGCGTTGATATAAGCACTAAAGCTGCTCAGAAAGAAATGATAGTCCCTAGCTTAGTATCTTTAATTGCCCCGATAGCGGTGGGCTTCCTACTCGGACCCGTAGCCCTAGGGGGCTTCCAGATAGGCGTAACTGCTGCGGGTATCATGTTAGCGTTCCTCATGAACACGGGAGGGGCTGCTTGGGACAACGCGAAGAAGTACATAGAGAGGAGCGGTAAGAAGGGGACTGAGGAGCATAAGGCTTCGGTCATAGGGGATACCGTCGGGGATCCTCTCAAGGATACCGCGGGACCCAGCCTCCACGTCCTCCTCAAGCTCGTCAACAACGTCTCAATAGTCATGGGATCCGCGATACTCCTTTACTCCCTCTACTTGCTCGGCTAACTCTTTTTATATTTATACTTTTTTAACTACTGCGAAGGAGGTGGTCCCTTGAACAATAAAGAAGTTTATAAAGCGATAATCCTATTCGGCGTAGTCAGTTTCCTCGGAGATGTTATCTACGAGGGGGCTAGAGGCATAATACCATCTTATCTAGCTTATTTGGGGGCCTCAGCTTTCTTAGTCGGTTTGATCTCAGGAGTAACGGAGTTCATAGGGATCTCATTCAGGTTCATAAGCGGATTCCTAGTAGATCTGAGCAAATCCTATTGGACCTTTTACATCCTAGGATATGCTCTCATAGTATCGATACCCCTGCTGGGGCTCTCAAATTCCCTTCAGATAGCGGTAATACTGATACTGATCGAGAGGATAGCTAAGGGGATAAGGGCTCCAGCTAGGGACTCCCTCATCTCATTCGTCTCGAGGGGGATGGGACCTGGAAAAGCCTTCGGTATTCACGAAGCCCTAGATCAGATAGGGGCAGTAACTGGGCCCTTGATAATGGGGCTCATCCTCCTATATTCTAACAATTACTCTTTGGCTTTCCTGAGCTCCTTGATACCTTATCTCTTCCTCATTACCTCGGTCCTCTACATCTATAGGAGATACTCTTGGGCATCCCCGTCAGAGGGAGGCGGGGGTAAGCTCTCCCTGAAATACGAGAGGAGTTTTTGGATGTATAACATCGCGGTCTTCCTGAATATGATTTCATTGATCCATGTCTCACTAATAGTCCTCTCTTCCAGCTTAACCTTTAATCCGGGAATGGCTGCGCTCCTCTATATGCTGATACAGTTGGTCGACACGGCATCAGCACTAGTCGCGGGTTTCATGTTTGATAGATATGGGAGGGCCTTCCTTTACATTCCGTTCGCACTCTCTATAGCCCCATCATGCTTAACTCTCCTCGGAGGAGGTTCCAATATAGTGTTAGCAGCGATAACATTCGGGATAATCCTGGGGATGCAGGAATCCATATACAGGGCTGCTATCAGCACTCTAGTGCCTGAAAATCAGAGAGGAAGTGCTTATGGAATTTTCAATGCGGTATACGGAGTGGGAAATCTCATTAGCGCTCCGATCTTCGGTTACCTCATCCAGAGTAAGATGATTAGTTTGGGAATCTATTACACAATAATAGGCCAATTGCTCGCAATCATAGCCCTCTTCTTATCCTTAAGGAGAAAAGAGAGGTCTTCAGGGCCTCAAAATGAACTTAGCTAGCTTGGAGAGGTGGGATATAAGGTAGAGCGTGGCCAGGTTGACGGAGGCTGCTATCACGTAGGCCCCTCCAGCTATACCTAGGGCCAGCAGGGCGACCCCTAGATTATATATTATGGCATTCGCGACCATGACCACGCTTATCCTCATATGCACCGATAATACTACCGTCAGTCCATATATATGTCAAACTGCTGAGATCGTTTCATAACGTTTCAAAAGCTCCAATACTGATTTAGAGTGGGAGATGAGTCATCATCAAGTGAATAACTAGTTTGAGGGGAATTATATATGGGATTGATGCATTAGATCATATCCTATTTCAGGAAGTCGGTAGTTTCAGAAGACTGGCTTCAGGATCCTCGTATAGCGAGCAGAGATCTCGGTTTAGACCCTACTGAATCTGGCCGTGCTCTTCAGATAATAAGTTGTATTATTAACTGGACTTTCTTCTATAAAAAATTTAAAAAAATTTGATTTTTGATGAGCATCTGAATAGCACGAACCATTCCCTCTAAGGAGTATATGGGGTGTCGAGAGGTTAAAATTTACATATTAATGAATGTGTTCAAATATTTTTATGAAGCTAGATATTTATAAAAATTTATAATAATTTATTTTGTGATTAATCTATATTATTTTTCATTATTGCCAATATAAGGAAATAAATTTAATAGAATTTGAGAGATCCGAATCCCACAGCAATCGATAGATCCTAGGTCAACTCTCCTGATCTTTTCGCCGAATTTCCCGTTATTTAATAATAAAAATGCCATTCATGGAGAAATTCCTCATGCATTTCTATGAAAAATTCGCTATTTTTTCGTAGGTTTGTTGCAGCCTGGCCAGCTCCCCCCATAGTAAACTATTTAATTTTCCATATGGTTAAAAGTATGGCGATCATTATGGTCGAGCGTAAGCCCACTGTTGAGG
The sequence above is drawn from the Candidatus Korarchaeum cryptofilum OPF8 genome and encodes:
- a CDS encoding (Fe-S)-binding protein; translated protein: MGSIVPEVVSFAARNTKEVGDVLGIGADKRVKWAEGLLERGPVKGTIFYAGEMYPVMGYSEGAFKILKRVEGLMNINHLAKVGPIMRKLGIYTVGMNSLWGGINRRYEKALQDAVKVLRGLGVEIGFLFEDEPPSGVALHTYGLLREFQEHANWVHRRLKELGVKKIITLDPIVATAFRLYYPEFVPGWDVECYHFVEVVAERMAELGLKFDLGRRIKVTYHDPCYLARTLGVVDEVRFILSRIEGVELVEPERRGIFTGCSGDGGLELTQPPVARKVALDRVMELKKTGANLVLTSCPACILMLRTGFDFIGQRVGVEDLASLIAEAMARGSERVEGEVKNFKRYRVFPKSPHFDSLSLEDLSRVLKMETDRCKKCGFCNVECPTSKAMNRLESRSSRGRVTLINSLVSGDPVRPKEVLDRLYTCVLCGRCSQECPAGLHVQELIVYGRAYAIYSGTIP
- a CDS encoding FAD-binding oxidoreductase, encoding MSYARVLTELGKRIGKEKIFTEPEELYSYGVDAYTEFKQPPAAVVRASSEEDVRAVLELANRERVPVVPRGSGTSLSGGSVPAVPGAIVLDLTPMNKIEVNIDDGYVMAEAGATVLEVDKACRSYGFFFPPDPASSRIATIGGSLAENAGGLRGAKFGVMKNWVLAMEVILPGGKKVRIGEPVYKWRWGPDLMSLFIGSEGTLGVITRAWLKIYPLPEKVVRVLGVFDRIEDAGKAISQIRRRGYVPMILELLDRETIEIVNESLGYNIEVAEGMVMADVDGPRESVWRIAREVESVMKDCGGRTRASDDPEEMEQLYLARQGAYAAVTRAYPGVLLEDITVPLSKLMEALRELDRMRKEYGLKMPVFGHAGDGNLHPNICFDPRDEEQLRKARELFVKTGQLAIKLGGAISGEHGIGLAKKELFLEEIKAVRGEGYVEMVKMIKQLLDPNGIMNPGKIFF
- the serS gene encoding serine--tRNA ligase; translated protein: MSWSVLEALRKDPEILRENLRRRFLPLDMLERAIELDRKWREAVTELNSLRERRNEINRSIPRADPGEREELIRKAKEIGEEIERLEDVLEKLSQERDSILMSMPALIDDSVPIGPNEDYNKPIRFWGKPKVPRSKLDSFMEQTRGFNVEYELIDWEPLGHADELEVMLKQVDTVKAGQLAGSRFFYLFKDIVWLEQALILFALDKISRKGFIPVIPPYMMRRDYYLGVVDLNTFEDSIYKVEGEDLYLIATSEHPLVAMHAGDTFTEDELPRLYVGLSPCFRKEAGTHGKDTKGIFRVHQFTKVEQIVFSKPEESKYWHERLIENAEEIYRELEIPYRIVNIASGDLGASAAKKYDLEGWFPAQGKYRELVSCSNCVDWQSYRLRIKLDRKGRREFVHTLNSTALATTRTISAIVENHQREDGSVRIPKALRKYLEIFEQAPKEEIVPIEKILKE
- a CDS encoding DUF4443 domain-containing protein, giving the protein MVLSELRSAFERLPGPLPNYNLLHAILLMLALEEGPCGRKRISSIISLGEGSARSLINKLRDLKWIDCGKEGCFLTPLGREKIEELRRCLLGPMKVSLMELFRGDVYLTLVRCVNYLDILDLRDEAVRFGGKGALIFAVRGKRVIFPETGEDLSIYAPNDSKLLESLGASDGDLIIIGLSEDPQISKLSSLGASLLAIQGPRK
- a CDS encoding DUF4430 domain-containing protein produces the protein MSERVLKALVVLFFIWGVVATSLYANEVMRGQEGEIRVNIGIRYDNRTEWHNSTVLRKGATLLEATKSVASVNYTEYPGMGCFVNSINGVRNEGSKYWIWWYWDRSMGWVLGPVAADKYLLSDGETLLWFYEDTSSYPPPKP
- a CDS encoding SagB/ThcOx family dehydrogenase; this translates as MRYPELRESILISAAFLSVTAIILLLTGAISLEIPVSEEKKVGTIKLPDPVLKGSISVEEAISKRRSVREYKDEPLRLEELGQLLWAAQGITSPKGFRAAPSAGATYPLEIYVSVKERGVIGLPAGIYHYDPFDHSLTLIKEGDHSLEIYRASLNQEWVKEAPICIIIAADFSRTTSRYGARGERYVYMEAGHVGQNIYLQATVLDLGTVAVGAFYDDQLRSIIGCEEAPIYIFPVGRK
- the cysS gene encoding cysteine--tRNA ligase; this translates as MTVFADLVVFNTLTRRFEPFEPLVGRRVFMFVCGPTVYDYSHLGHARTYVFYDTLARFLRKLGYSLFYLQNITDVDDKIVNRAAEEGRDPVELAREFESYYYEDMRALNITSVNLYARASDYLKEIFEQVETLIKLGKAYVTESGVYFDITTFPDYGKLSGQRPEELRVHRIEPDPTKRNPGDFALWRNRPREEFGWESPWGYGRPGWHIEDTAISIKHFGKQYDIHGGAIELAFPHHEAEIAQAESFTGEKPFVKYWIHTGLLTVEGEKMSKSLGNFVTIREALREYDANTLRIFLLSRHYRSPIDFRWEYLEQARSSYERIINCLENLKELEIGEEGDEEREFLSRVRERRDSFYRRMLDDVNTAEALGELYELVRDVNSFSERMGKISEAGRNEVISTFSELLDLLGLRIEEGPDTSMLHALISLILDVRENLRRRREYDLADEIRGRMRELGIDVQDTPKGTKWRIIG
- a CDS encoding sodium-translocating pyrophosphatase, with translation MLWELVILASATSGILIALLLRYLIARMNPGNEKMIKISQAIRRGSKAYLHRQYKVILLVMVVIAAFVYILDVIQHGGIPYVSASFMLGTVASLLAGYVSMDAATITNVRVAQAARESKEKPLVVAYLGGLVLGLMVVSMSLAGVAGMFFLYWWLNGWSGVEKIPTLVMGFGFGASLAALFAQLGGGIYTKAADVGADLVGKVEAGIPEDDPRNPAVIADNVGDNVGDCAGRGADLFESISAENIGSMIIGAALYLLTKNLYFIFFPLVARATGIIGTLVGSLFVKPREGEMPVSAMRRALIAAVITTAALFYFVTSWFGPGHEYLYLASLLGMAAALIIELAIEYYTEIHGPVLDIVRSTETGPATTILSGLSVGMEAPAIPVISVLAALGASYYLGGIYGQINGIPPHFSGIYGTVAATIGMLSLTGIILAMDGYGPIADNASGIIEMSGIEEEVGSEVKDVLDAAGNTTKSLAKGFAMGSAAMASLLLFQAYVDVVRVENFNLMQPVTLIGLISGAILPFFFSSRAIRAVGRTAWEMIKEVRRQFREIPGILEGKNEPDYAKCVDISTKAAQKEMIVPSLVSLIAPIAVGFLLGPVALGGFQIGVTAAGIMLAFLMNTGGAAWDNAKKYIERSGKKGTEEHKASVIGDTVGDPLKDTAGPSLHVLLKLVNNVSIVMGSAILLYSLYLLG
- a CDS encoding MFS transporter codes for the protein MNNKEVYKAIILFGVVSFLGDVIYEGARGIIPSYLAYLGASAFLVGLISGVTEFIGISFRFISGFLVDLSKSYWTFYILGYALIVSIPLLGLSNSLQIAVILILIERIAKGIRAPARDSLISFVSRGMGPGKAFGIHEALDQIGAVTGPLIMGLILLYSNNYSLAFLSSLIPYLFLITSVLYIYRRYSWASPSEGGGGKLSLKYERSFWMYNIAVFLNMISLIHVSLIVLSSSLTFNPGMAALLYMLIQLVDTASALVAGFMFDRYGRAFLYIPFALSIAPSCLTLLGGGSNIVLAAITFGIILGMQESIYRAAISTLVPENQRGSAYGIFNAVYGVGNLISAPIFGYLIQSKMISLGIYYTIIGQLLAIIALFLSLRRKERSSGPQNELS